A single Nicotiana tabacum cultivar K326 chromosome 5, ASM71507v2, whole genome shotgun sequence DNA region contains:
- the LOC107778081 gene encoding uncharacterized protein LOC107778081, with protein MAIFTDMVEDNIEVSMDDFSMVGISFDDCLNNFDRVLGRCEEINLVLNWEKCHFIVEEDIVLGHKISKHGIDIDKAKIQEEQMGILEACHSSRYYGHHGGVRTTTKVMSCVFYWPTLYKDASDLVKHSDEFQRFGGISKKNEMPLTTVLKIDIFDV; from the exons atggctattttcaccgacatggtcgAGGATAATATTGAGGTATCCATGGATGATTTCTCCATGGTTGGGatttcttttgatgattgcttgaacaaTTTTGATAGGGTCTTGGGTAGATGTGAGGAGATaaatttggtgttgaattgggagaaatgtcacttcatagTCGAGGAAGACATTGTCCtaggccacaaaatttcaaagcatggtattgataTCGATAAGGCCAAAATTCAG GAAGAACAAATGggaattcttgaggcttgccactccTCACGGTATtatggtcaccatggtggagtgAGAACAACAACAAAAGTGATGAGTTGTgtattctattggcctactctctacaaggatgctagtgatcTAGTCAAGCATAGTGATGAATTTCAAAGGTtcggtgggatttctaagaagaatgagatgcccctcaccaccgTCTTGaaaattgatatctttgatgtttag